Proteins found in one Zea mays cultivar B73 chromosome 1, Zm-B73-REFERENCE-NAM-5.0, whole genome shotgun sequence genomic segment:
- the LOC103645182 gene encoding nuclear pore complex protein NUP96 encodes MHEALALYHEYYGDKQGALENLIQCGNWKKAHTIFVTSVAHSMFLSSNHQEVWRITSALENHKYEIADWDLGAGIYIDFYILKNSMQERNAMDDSGSLEEMSESCRSFFGRLNESLLVWGSKLPVESSVVFDRACYSKMAEELCALLVDTPSETLNLPMGCLLMMLNAPVPDESRSSYLQDALSVFTEILCSDP; translated from the exons GATAAACAGGGCGCACTGGAGAATTTGATTCAGTGTGGCAACTGGAAGAAAGCTCATACTATTTTCGTGACTTCTGTTGCTCATTCTATGTTTCTGTCAT CTAACCATCAGGAGGTCTGGAGGATCACAAGTGCCTTGGAGAACCACAAGTATGAAATTGCTGACTGGGACCTTGGTGCCGGAATATACATAGACTTCTACATTCTGAAGAACTCAATGCAAGAAAGAAATGCCATGGATGATTCG GGTTCACTTGAGGAGATGAGTGAATCATGCAGAAGTTTCTTTGGCCGATTAAACGAGTCGTTGTTAGTCTGGGGAAGCAAATTACCTGTTGAGTCAAG TGTCGTTTTTGACAGGGCATGCTACTCGAAGATGGCAGAGGAGCTATGCGCGCTTCTGGTGGACACCCCAAGCGAGACGCTGAACCTACCCATGGGGTGTCTTCTAATGATGCTCAACGCTCCAGTTCCGGACGAGAGCAGGTCGTCGTACCTGCAGGACGCACTCTCCGTCTTCACCGAAATCCTTTGCAGCGATCCGTAG